A genomic region of Herbaspirillum sp. DW155 contains the following coding sequences:
- a CDS encoding ABC transporter ATP-binding protein, which translates to MTQTLLKIRDVSKRFGGLQALNGVGITIERGQIYGLIGPNGAGKTTFFNVITGLYQPDTGTFELDGKPYSPSAPHEVAKAGIARTFQNIRLFGEMTVLENVMVGCHVRTKQNVFGAVFRHKAARDEEEAIRAKSQQLLDFVGIGQFAKRTARHLSYGDQRRLEIARALATDPQLLALDEPAAGMNATEKLGLRELLVKIQAEGKTILLIEHDVKLMMGLCNRITVLDYGKPIAEGVPADVQKNPAVIEAYLGAGH; encoded by the coding sequence CAGACACTGCTCAAGATCCGCGACGTCAGCAAGCGTTTCGGCGGCCTGCAAGCCTTGAACGGCGTGGGCATCACCATCGAGCGCGGCCAGATCTATGGCCTGATCGGCCCCAACGGTGCCGGCAAGACCACCTTCTTCAACGTCATCACGGGCCTGTATCAACCCGATACCGGCACCTTCGAACTGGACGGCAAGCCCTATTCGCCGAGCGCTCCGCACGAAGTGGCCAAGGCCGGCATCGCGCGCACCTTCCAGAACATTCGCCTCTTCGGTGAAATGACCGTGCTGGAAAACGTGATGGTCGGTTGCCACGTGCGCACCAAACAAAATGTCTTCGGTGCGGTGTTCCGCCACAAGGCGGCACGCGATGAGGAAGAGGCGATCCGCGCCAAGTCGCAGCAGCTGCTGGACTTCGTGGGCATCGGCCAGTTCGCCAAGCGCACGGCGCGCCACCTCTCGTATGGCGACCAGCGCCGTCTGGAAATCGCCCGCGCCCTGGCGACCGATCCGCAACTGCTGGCGCTGGACGAACCGGCGGCCGGCATGAACGCCACCGAGAAGCTCGGCCTGCGCGAACTGCTGGTGAAGATCCAGGCCGAGGGCAAGACCATCCTGCTGATCGAACACGACGTGAAGCTGATGATGGGCCTGTGCAACCGCATCACGGTGCTGGACTACGGCAAGCCGATTGCCGAGGGCGTGCCGGCCGACGTGCAGAAGAACCCGGCGGTGATCGAGGCCTACCTCGGTGCAGGACATTAA